In Paraburkholderia terrae, a genomic segment contains:
- a CDS encoding VOC family protein, which produces MPVLKTMHRLYVARDQLESSVAFYEAIQDVRCERRLSFEPMGIEVAVVGSFILLAGSDEALAPVRHIQAALIVDALDVYAQRLRELGATFLSETHENAVGRNMTVRHPDGLVVEYFEPVKSAAA; this is translated from the coding sequence ATGCCAGTTCTGAAGACGATGCATAGGCTTTACGTTGCGCGCGACCAGCTCGAATCCAGCGTCGCATTTTACGAGGCGATCCAGGACGTGCGCTGTGAACGTCGGTTGAGCTTCGAACCGATGGGAATCGAGGTTGCTGTGGTCGGTTCGTTCATTCTGCTTGCGGGAAGCGATGAAGCGTTGGCGCCCGTGCGGCACATTCAGGCCGCGCTGATCGTGGATGCGCTCGATGTGTATGCGCAGCGTTTGCGCGAGTTGGGCGCGACGTTCCTCAGTGAGACGCACGAAAACGCCGTGGGCAGAAACATGACGGTGCGGCATCCCGACGGGTTAGTCGTCGAATACTTCGAGCCGGTGAAAAGCGCGGCAGCATGA
- a CDS encoding AraC family transcriptional regulator — MDALSEVLSMLRVRSGVSDRFEGCGAWAFSFPAYQHLKFGTVLRGRLYLRMTGHENLHVIEQGDFYLLTNGQPFCSASVPDCPPLDGPATYQSIRGADGVVRFHGKGATGPVELASGRFVFDNDVTGLLLQHLPPIVHLKAADVSAHALSHVLALLAAETAFAKPGSDVARTSLATLVLVQALRAFIERGDVPDGWLKALSDNKVGAALTLMHGSPQQRWTVEALAANVGMSRTAFASRFRQLVGSAPLDYLHQWRMTIAMSALKQSEEPLLQIAEKIGYLSDTAFSIAFKRTTGVSPGRYRVRHRQEAEVR; from the coding sequence ATGGACGCGTTGTCCGAAGTGCTGTCGATGCTCAGAGTACGAAGCGGCGTGTCAGACCGCTTCGAGGGATGCGGCGCATGGGCGTTCAGTTTCCCGGCGTACCAGCATCTGAAGTTCGGCACGGTGCTGCGCGGGCGGCTCTATCTGCGGATGACGGGGCACGAAAACCTGCACGTCATCGAGCAAGGCGACTTCTATCTGCTGACAAACGGCCAGCCCTTTTGCTCCGCGAGTGTTCCCGATTGCCCGCCGCTAGACGGCCCCGCCACCTACCAGTCGATTCGCGGCGCGGATGGCGTCGTGCGCTTTCACGGCAAAGGCGCGACCGGCCCGGTCGAGCTTGCGAGCGGACGGTTCGTGTTCGACAACGACGTGACGGGACTCTTGCTGCAGCACTTGCCGCCCATCGTGCATCTGAAAGCGGCCGATGTGTCGGCTCACGCGTTGTCGCATGTGCTCGCGCTGCTCGCCGCCGAAACAGCCTTTGCGAAGCCGGGGTCTGACGTCGCCAGAACGAGTCTCGCCACGCTCGTTCTGGTGCAGGCGCTGCGCGCGTTCATCGAGCGCGGGGACGTGCCGGACGGATGGCTCAAGGCGTTATCGGACAACAAGGTCGGCGCGGCGCTCACGCTGATGCACGGCTCGCCGCAACAGCGCTGGACCGTCGAGGCGCTCGCTGCAAATGTGGGCATGTCGCGGACCGCGTTCGCGTCGCGGTTCCGGCAACTCGTCGGGAGCGCGCCGCTCGACTATCTGCATCAGTGGCGCATGACGATTGCAATGAGTGCGCTGAAACAGTCGGAAGAACCGCTGCTGCAGATTGCCGAGAAGATCGGCTATCTGTCCGATACCGCGTTCAGCATCGCGTTCAAACGCACGACGGGGGTCAGTCCTGGCCGCTATCGCGTGCGGCATCGGCAGGAGGCGGAGGTCCGCTAG
- a CDS encoding TMEM175 family protein, producing the protein MNDSDDNLGRFSALSDGIFAVIITIMVLALKIPTRNDGRALLELWPDLISYVVSYAFIAVVWLNHHHVFKHATSLTGLLAWSNFANLFWISFIPFTTAWLASSRVASVPLTAYATVFLLVEMTYMVLMYESFRQRPSSDASTLGRRRMQWIRAWIMLALFAFAALAAFLPALVRMGLLGAFLILYTQPDPLSNREVASENPSSEPRQEARVETRQARR; encoded by the coding sequence ATGAACGATTCGGATGACAACCTCGGCCGTTTCAGCGCCCTCTCCGACGGCATCTTTGCCGTCATCATCACAATCATGGTACTGGCGCTGAAAATCCCCACACGGAACGATGGACGCGCCTTGCTCGAACTCTGGCCGGACCTGATCAGCTACGTGGTGAGTTATGCGTTCATTGCCGTCGTGTGGTTGAACCACCATCACGTGTTCAAGCATGCGACCTCTCTCACAGGTTTGCTGGCGTGGTCCAACTTCGCCAATCTTTTCTGGATCTCCTTTATCCCCTTCACGACGGCGTGGCTGGCATCGAGCAGGGTTGCAAGTGTGCCGTTGACGGCATATGCAACAGTCTTCCTGCTTGTCGAGATGACATACATGGTTCTGATGTATGAAAGTTTTCGGCAGCGTCCCTCCAGCGATGCATCGACGCTTGGCCGACGCCGGATGCAATGGATCAGAGCCTGGATCATGCTGGCACTGTTTGCCTTTGCGGCACTCGCCGCGTTTCTTCCGGCTCTCGTGCGGATGGGATTGCTGGGAGCGTTTCTAATCCTTTACACCCAACCCGACCCACTCTCGAATCGGGAAGTCGCGAGCGAAAACCCTTCCAGCGAACCGCGACAGGAGGCGCGCGTTGAGACCCGTCAGGCCCGCCGCTGA
- a CDS encoding succinylglutamate desuccinylase/aspartoacylase family protein, producing MTIRKETTELPQVAPGAAHQLIRYTFDGSGETPRSAYIQAGLHADEHPGLLVVHHLLRMLTALDKDGRVKGRVVVLPFANPIGMSQRIFGMPTGRFNLENGENFNRHFPSIADAVEQALGETRYEHNDVAQFKSLFDRLLAAHEPRDPVRAMKSHLLREALRHDILLDLHCDTSGILHLYSTRAQQSRALRLAKALRIEAVFLEDRAGGGPFDEAFMEPWNVLSSAGLVDAEHSGFGASIELRGQADVSDELAIADAQGILRFLAAESIIDYDERDTGGEVEPRIYPLEGVSHVSAPSTGIVVYRKQPGDAVARGDVIAEIVRIDAPPDAPRDVVLSDVDGIFVVAQHFKLVKAGQRIALLAGITPLPGRTAGNLLNDF from the coding sequence GTGACGATACGCAAAGAGACGACAGAACTGCCTCAGGTCGCGCCCGGCGCGGCGCATCAGTTGATCCGGTACACGTTCGACGGGTCAGGCGAGACACCACGCAGCGCTTATATTCAGGCAGGCCTGCATGCCGATGAGCATCCTGGCCTGCTCGTCGTCCATCATCTGCTGCGCATGCTGACGGCGCTCGATAAAGACGGGCGCGTCAAAGGGCGCGTGGTCGTGTTGCCGTTTGCGAATCCGATCGGGATGAGTCAGCGGATTTTCGGCATGCCGACAGGGCGCTTCAATCTCGAGAACGGCGAAAACTTCAACCGTCACTTCCCGTCGATTGCGGACGCGGTCGAACAGGCGCTAGGCGAGACGCGCTACGAGCACAACGACGTCGCGCAATTCAAGTCGCTGTTCGACAGACTGCTGGCCGCGCACGAGCCGCGCGATCCCGTCAGGGCAATGAAATCGCATCTGCTGCGCGAAGCGTTGCGGCACGACATCCTGCTCGATCTGCATTGCGATACGAGCGGCATCCTGCATCTGTATAGCACTCGCGCGCAACAGTCGCGCGCGCTACGCCTCGCCAAAGCGCTGCGGATCGAGGCTGTGTTTCTCGAAGATCGCGCGGGAGGCGGACCGTTCGATGAGGCGTTCATGGAGCCCTGGAACGTGCTGTCGTCGGCGGGTCTCGTCGATGCGGAACACAGTGGTTTTGGCGCGTCCATCGAGTTGCGAGGCCAGGCCGATGTCAGTGACGAGCTTGCAATCGCGGATGCGCAGGGCATCCTGCGCTTTCTCGCCGCGGAGTCGATCATCGACTACGACGAACGCGATACTGGTGGTGAAGTCGAGCCGCGCATCTATCCTCTCGAAGGCGTCTCGCATGTGAGCGCGCCGTCCACGGGCATTGTCGTGTATCGGAAGCAACCGGGCGATGCCGTTGCGCGCGGCGATGTGATCGCGGAGATCGTGCGTATCGATGCACCCCCGGATGCACCGCGCGACGTCGTGCTCAGCGATGTAGACGGCATCTTCGTCGTTGCACAGCATTTCAAGCTCGTGAAAGCGGGGCAGCGTATTGCGCTGCTCGCCGGCATCACGCCGCTACCGGGGCGCACGGCCGGCAATCTGTTGAATGATTTCTAA
- a CDS encoding glycoside hydrolase family 19 protein, translating to MLDSASLKRVFPRCKSPDAWTNSLNAALPKFGINTPDRIASFLAQTGYESGQFNNLEENLNYGVAALMRAWPKRFPNEAAASPYINNPRKLADFVYANRMGNGNEQSDDGYVFRGRGIIQLTGRSNYAAAAKAIDAKLLEQPDLLVQPEYACSSAAWYWQSRGLNELADDRTDDNDLEDFTEITRRINGGTIGIKDRFALYKQVLAVIH from the coding sequence ATGTTGGACTCGGCTTCCCTCAAGCGCGTCTTCCCACGCTGCAAATCTCCTGACGCATGGACAAACAGCCTGAATGCGGCTCTGCCGAAGTTTGGCATCAATACGCCAGATCGCATCGCAAGCTTTCTCGCGCAGACTGGCTACGAGTCAGGTCAATTCAACAACCTTGAAGAGAATCTCAATTACGGTGTCGCAGCCCTGATGCGCGCGTGGCCGAAACGATTTCCGAATGAAGCAGCGGCATCGCCATATATCAACAATCCGAGAAAACTCGCGGATTTCGTTTACGCCAACCGGATGGGCAACGGCAACGAGCAGAGCGATGATGGCTACGTCTTTCGAGGACGAGGCATTATCCAGCTTACGGGGCGCAGTAATTATGCAGCGGCTGCAAAAGCGATCGATGCCAAGCTTCTCGAACAACCGGATCTGCTCGTGCAGCCCGAGTATGCCTGTTCGAGCGCCGCGTGGTATTGGCAAAGTCGAGGGCTCAATGAGCTGGCGGACGATCGCACGGACGACAACGACCTTGAGGACTTTACGGAAATCACCCGTCGCATCAACGGGGGCACCATTGGCATCAAAGACAGGTTCGCGTTGTATAAGCAGGTTCTCGCCGTGATCCATTGA
- a CDS encoding LysR family transcriptional regulator, producing the protein MPELADLNDIAVFVRVAQFESFSRAARALGMPVSTVSRKVTALEERLGVTLLQRTTRKLSLTTQGRAYFDQCSEPLSHLYDAERVITQTQKKPEGLLRISGPVMLEQESFYAFVSSFLKKYPGIQVDLHFTNLFLDLIAENVDVAIRFGDLQDSSLVAQRVGRSVRHLVASPEYVRNHDLPSRPEEISELPCVLINARNNETEWHLVSGRKSVKVHVTGHVAARDFHIVSAFALRGHGIALLPSSYCDAHIASGELVRILPEWSSPEIFVHAVYPTRRFMPSKLKAFLDELKAWEGPLWLPLR; encoded by the coding sequence ATGCCCGAACTGGCCGACTTGAATGACATCGCCGTGTTTGTGCGGGTGGCGCAATTCGAGAGCTTTAGCCGCGCTGCACGGGCACTGGGCATGCCCGTCTCCACCGTCAGTCGCAAGGTGACTGCGCTCGAGGAACGCCTTGGCGTGACGCTGCTCCAGCGCACGACCCGCAAGCTCAGCCTGACCACACAGGGACGGGCCTATTTCGATCAATGCAGTGAGCCGCTGAGCCATCTGTATGACGCGGAACGCGTGATCACGCAGACGCAAAAGAAACCCGAAGGTCTGCTGCGTATCTCCGGTCCCGTCATGCTGGAACAGGAGTCGTTTTACGCGTTCGTCTCGTCGTTTCTAAAGAAATATCCGGGCATCCAGGTGGATCTTCACTTCACCAACCTTTTCCTGGACCTGATCGCCGAGAACGTCGACGTCGCGATCCGCTTCGGCGATCTGCAGGACTCGAGTCTTGTTGCGCAACGTGTGGGAAGAAGTGTCCGGCACCTCGTCGCCTCGCCCGAATACGTTCGCAATCACGATCTCCCCTCGCGGCCCGAAGAGATCAGCGAACTTCCGTGCGTGCTGATCAATGCTCGAAACAATGAGACGGAATGGCATCTGGTCAGTGGCCGGAAGTCGGTCAAGGTTCACGTGACGGGTCACGTAGCCGCGCGAGATTTTCATATCGTCAGCGCTTTTGCGCTCCGCGGGCACGGGATCGCATTGCTTCCGTCCAGCTATTGTGATGCACATATCGCCAGCGGAGAACTTGTTCGTATCTTGCCGGAATGGTCGTCACCGGAAATATTCGTGCATGCCGTCTATCCGACACGCCGCTTCATGCCGTCGAAGCTAAAAGCGTTTCTCGATGAACTTAAAGCGTGGGAAGGTCCGCTTTGGCTTCCACTGCGATGA
- a CDS encoding EF-hand domain-containing protein yields MTFSPDAQALAELRANGVTVSTVSLVGLNTSRSPGESDADYIQQLDAALKSRLPFAQSTIEGRDGIANGYISQSDFETVLAQFGDNKSDADNLFTKLDEDHDGSVSNAEWLSAVRDTTSTPGDSTAQSLLKLMDSNGDGTVSSAEFTQLESMMIAAEKVAAQKVAS; encoded by the coding sequence GTGACGTTCAGCCCGGATGCGCAGGCCCTCGCTGAGCTAAGGGCCAACGGCGTGACTGTTTCAACAGTCAGTCTCGTGGGATTGAACACGTCGCGCTCGCCCGGCGAGTCGGACGCCGACTATATTCAGCAGCTCGACGCGGCACTCAAAAGCCGCCTGCCGTTCGCCCAATCCACGATAGAAGGAAGGGACGGAATCGCTAATGGATATATTTCGCAATCGGACTTTGAGACAGTGCTCGCCCAATTCGGTGACAACAAAAGCGATGCGGACAATCTCTTCACCAAGCTTGATGAAGATCACGACGGCTCGGTATCGAACGCGGAGTGGTTGAGCGCCGTGCGCGACACGACGAGTACACCCGGCGATTCAACCGCGCAATCGCTGCTGAAACTGATGGACAGCAATGGCGATGGAACCGTGAGCAGCGCCGAGTTCACGCAACTAGAATCCATGATGATCGCTGCGGAGAAGGTCGCCGCGCAGAAGGTCGCTTCGTGA
- a CDS encoding LysE family translocator has protein sequence MRTMVEFITVGGMLAVTPGPNMVYVMMRSVAQGTKAGLISLAGVMLGYLTYMFGAAFGITTLFLAIPGAGRVLAVFGALYLLYLAWQMLRPGGRSPLQIEAASIERPRRLFAMGATTSLLNPKLALIFLSLLPQFIDYRAGGVFRQSLTLGFSLIFAFASVNTAVATFSGNLARFLSTRPNWLGVQRCAMGAMLFALGAKMALDAWHWNLSA, from the coding sequence ATGAGAACGATGGTCGAATTCATTACGGTGGGCGGCATGCTGGCCGTGACGCCAGGTCCCAACATGGTCTACGTGATGATGCGTTCGGTCGCGCAGGGGACGAAAGCGGGGCTGATCTCGCTCGCGGGTGTGATGCTCGGTTATCTGACGTACATGTTCGGCGCGGCGTTCGGGATCACCACGCTGTTTCTTGCGATACCCGGCGCAGGCCGCGTTCTAGCCGTATTTGGCGCGCTCTACCTGCTTTATCTGGCCTGGCAGATGCTCAGGCCGGGTGGCCGTTCGCCGTTGCAGATCGAGGCGGCGTCGATCGAAAGGCCGCGCCGTCTGTTCGCGATGGGCGCGACGACGAGCCTGCTGAACCCGAAGCTCGCGCTGATCTTCCTGTCGTTACTGCCGCAATTCATCGACTATCGCGCGGGCGGCGTGTTCAGGCAGTCGCTGACACTGGGCTTTTCGCTGATCTTCGCGTTCGCTTCCGTCAATACGGCGGTCGCGACTTTCTCGGGCAATCTCGCCAGGTTTCTTTCGACGCGGCCGAACTGGCTCGGCGTTCAACGCTGCGCGATGGGCGCGATGCTTTTCGCGCTCGGCGCGAAGATGGCGCTGGATGCGTGGCACTGGAATCTGTCCGCGTGA
- a CDS encoding zinc-binding dehydrogenase: protein MKAWQLDRLGGTLSMIDAPVPAPRPGGVVVRMEASAMMSYMRDYVAGKLPVYHAPDHPFIPGGNGVGVVHAVGGDVWHLKPGQRVVVSSHFVANENVADPAQILVGITATQADSYAMQADWPNGTLADYALLPAATLTPADAVADLPAAQLAVAMRYVVPFGGLLRGRLAAGETIVVSGATGAYGSAAALLALALGAARVVAVGRNARALDELAAVGGGRVVPVVATGDAAADTDAIRSACAGRADIAFDMVGNASDPNLTLSALRSLRRGGRLVLMGSMRVDLPLPYTEVMLNDWEILGQFMYPRDAWRRLLMLASAGMLDLRAIRSVEFAMNDVPSAIERAASASGLECIVVDHQR from the coding sequence ATGAAAGCATGGCAGCTCGACCGATTGGGCGGGACCTTGAGCATGATCGATGCGCCCGTGCCCGCACCGAGGCCCGGCGGCGTCGTGGTGCGGATGGAGGCGTCCGCGATGATGTCGTACATGCGCGACTACGTGGCGGGCAAGCTGCCCGTCTATCACGCGCCCGACCATCCGTTCATTCCGGGCGGCAATGGCGTGGGTGTCGTACACGCGGTCGGCGGCGATGTGTGGCATCTGAAGCCAGGACAGCGCGTGGTCGTTTCGTCGCATTTCGTTGCGAACGAGAATGTCGCCGATCCCGCGCAAATACTCGTCGGCATCACGGCCACGCAGGCCGACAGTTACGCGATGCAGGCGGACTGGCCCAACGGCACGCTCGCCGACTACGCGCTGCTGCCCGCAGCGACATTGACGCCCGCCGATGCCGTTGCGGACCTGCCCGCGGCGCAGCTTGCGGTGGCGATGCGTTATGTCGTACCGTTCGGCGGCCTGTTGCGCGGCCGGCTTGCTGCGGGCGAGACCATCGTGGTGTCGGGCGCAACGGGCGCGTATGGGTCGGCGGCTGCGCTGCTGGCGTTGGCACTGGGCGCGGCACGCGTCGTTGCCGTGGGCCGCAATGCCCGCGCGCTGGACGAACTCGCTGCGGTGGGCGGCGGCCGCGTTGTGCCCGTCGTGGCAACGGGCGACGCGGCAGCCGATACCGATGCAATCCGTTCCGCCTGCGCAGGCCGCGCCGATATCGCGTTCGATATGGTCGGGAACGCAAGCGATCCGAACCTGACGTTGTCGGCGTTGCGCAGCTTGCGGCGCGGCGGAAGACTGGTGCTGATGGGCAGCATGCGCGTGGATCTGCCGCTGCCCTATACGGAGGTAATGCTGAACGACTGGGAGATACTCGGCCAGTTCATGTATCCGCGCGACGCATGGCGACGGCTGCTGATGCTGGCGAGCGCGGGCATGCTCGACCTGCGCGCGATTCGTTCCGTCGAATTCGCCATGAACGATGTCCCTTCAGCAATCGAGCGTGCCGCTAGCGCGTCGGGCCTCGAATGCATCGTCGTCGATCATCAGAGGTGA
- a CDS encoding threonine/serine dehydratase, whose amino-acid sequence MEDLYERILDAHQALRPQVRVTPLEHSALLSEQTGCDVYLKCEHLQHTGSFKFRGASNKLRLLDADVRRRGVATVSTGNHGQGVALAGKLAGVPVTVYASMSASPVKLNAIRALGASVVTIDASTLEVELEAARRAKEAGLPFVSPYNDIDVIAGQGTIGVELSEQLPGLAAVFASVGGGGLISGIGSAIKAASATTEVVGCWPANATTLYRCIQAGKVIDVEETDTISDGTAGGVEPDTITLPIAQRVIDRCVLVSEEEIKAAMKRLAQTDRWMVEGAAGVALASFLQVAPSYRGRAVAVVLCGRNIMLDKFVAAVQ is encoded by the coding sequence ATGGAAGATCTCTACGAACGTATTCTCGACGCGCATCAAGCGCTCAGACCGCAAGTGCGCGTGACGCCGCTGGAGCACAGCGCGCTGCTGTCGGAGCAGACGGGTTGCGACGTTTATCTGAAGTGCGAGCATTTGCAGCACACGGGGTCGTTCAAGTTTCGCGGCGCGTCGAACAAGCTGCGGCTGCTCGATGCCGACGTTCGACGTCGCGGTGTCGCGACGGTATCGACGGGCAATCACGGTCAGGGCGTCGCGCTCGCGGGCAAACTCGCGGGCGTGCCCGTGACCGTCTATGCCTCGATGTCCGCTTCGCCCGTCAAGCTGAACGCGATACGCGCGCTCGGTGCATCTGTCGTGACCATCGACGCATCCACGCTTGAAGTGGAACTCGAAGCGGCGCGGCGCGCAAAAGAGGCAGGCTTGCCGTTCGTCTCGCCGTACAACGACATCGACGTGATTGCCGGGCAAGGCACCATCGGCGTCGAACTGAGCGAGCAACTGCCGGGTCTTGCCGCGGTGTTCGCATCGGTGGGCGGCGGCGGGCTGATTTCCGGCATCGGCTCGGCGATCAAGGCGGCGAGTGCGACCACGGAGGTGGTGGGATGCTGGCCAGCGAATGCGACGACGCTCTATCGCTGCATTCAGGCCGGCAAGGTGATCGACGTCGAGGAGACGGACACGATTTCGGACGGCACGGCAGGCGGTGTTGAGCCGGATACGATCACCTTGCCGATCGCGCAACGGGTAATCGACCGTTGCGTGCTGGTCAGCGAAGAGGAAATCAAGGCGGCGATGAAACGGCTCGCGCAAACGGACCGCTGGATGGTCGAAGGCGCGGCAGGCGTCGCGCTGGCGAGTTTCCTGCAAGTCGCGCCTTCGTATCGTGGCCGTGCGGTTGCCGTGGTGCTGTGCGGCCGCAACATCATGCTCGACAAGTTTGTGGCAGCCGTTCAGTGA
- a CDS encoding LysR substrate-binding domain-containing protein → MKKLDLDVLEMVVVVADTGSFARAATSLHRTPSAVSMQIKTIEEALGKPLFVRTTRNVALTEEGRTLIDYGRRMLAMREEAWSSVVRPEIRGRVTIGVPDDYASSLLPTVLRKFAVAHPRVQVRVIGMPSSALVPLLKDNTLDLACITKTRGITGEPIRSEPMVWAAARGNQQIWKERPLPIAVFAPGSTARAHAIGALQQANIKYRMSYESPSLLGLICMVEAGLAVAPLARCSVPAHLAQLGEAEDLPPLAAVEVVLVRSARSARPPCDFLAEQMLADLRP, encoded by the coding sequence ATGAAAAAGCTCGATCTCGACGTTCTGGAAATGGTCGTCGTCGTGGCCGACACCGGCTCGTTCGCGCGAGCCGCGACGTCTCTGCATCGCACGCCTTCCGCTGTCAGCATGCAGATCAAGACCATCGAAGAAGCGCTCGGCAAGCCGCTATTCGTGCGCACGACGCGCAACGTCGCCTTGACCGAGGAAGGCAGGACGCTGATCGATTACGGCCGGCGCATGCTGGCGATGCGCGAAGAGGCATGGTCGTCGGTGGTGCGTCCGGAGATACGCGGCCGCGTCACGATCGGCGTACCCGACGACTACGCGTCGTCGCTGCTGCCGACCGTGTTGCGAAAGTTCGCGGTCGCGCATCCGCGTGTGCAGGTTCGCGTGATCGGCATGCCGAGCAGCGCGCTCGTTCCGTTGCTCAAGGACAACACGCTCGATCTCGCGTGCATCACGAAGACGCGAGGCATCACAGGAGAACCGATCCGTTCCGAGCCGATGGTGTGGGCGGCCGCGCGTGGCAATCAGCAGATATGGAAAGAACGCCCACTGCCCATCGCCGTGTTTGCGCCCGGCAGCACGGCGCGCGCGCATGCGATCGGCGCGCTGCAGCAGGCCAACATCAAATACCGGATGTCGTATGAAAGCCCTAGTCTTCTGGGGCTGATCTGCATGGTCGAGGCAGGCCTCGCAGTCGCGCCGCTCGCGCGATGCAGCGTCCCGGCGCATCTTGCGCAACTCGGCGAAGCAGAAGACTTGCCGCCGCTGGCAGCGGTCGAAGTCGTTCTTGTGCGTAGCGCGCGTTCGGCTCGGCCGCCATGCGATTTTCTCGCCGAGCAGATGTTGGCCGATCTGAGACCGTAA
- a CDS encoding oxidoreductase: MSNVTKQQFKRVWFITGASRGLGALMAKAAIADGNAVVATGRNATAIAERLGESSAVLPVALDVTDEAQAKAAVKAAVEKFGRIDVLINNAGFGLLAAVEESSDADVRRIYDTNVFGLLNVTRAVLPVMRKQRSGHVINISSIVGYQAAAGVGVYSSTKFAVEGITEALHAELKPLGIHATLIEPGFFRTDFLDTSSLLVGKDIIDDYEETSGTLRRLAVDINHNQPGDPQKLATAVVTLVDAQTPPLRLPLGTDTLKAIAEKNAYVTAETQTWEALSQSTDFPV; the protein is encoded by the coding sequence ATGAGCAACGTCACGAAACAACAGTTCAAGCGCGTCTGGTTCATCACGGGCGCTTCGCGCGGTCTGGGTGCGCTGATGGCCAAAGCAGCCATCGCCGATGGCAACGCCGTGGTCGCCACCGGCCGCAACGCAACTGCGATTGCTGAGCGGCTCGGAGAGTCATCGGCCGTGCTGCCCGTCGCGCTCGATGTGACCGACGAGGCACAAGCCAAGGCGGCCGTCAAAGCCGCTGTCGAGAAGTTTGGCCGCATCGATGTACTGATCAACAACGCAGGCTTTGGGCTGCTTGCCGCCGTCGAAGAATCGAGCGATGCAGACGTACGCCGGATCTACGACACCAACGTCTTTGGTCTACTGAACGTGACGCGCGCTGTGTTGCCGGTGATGCGCAAACAGCGCTCGGGTCACGTGATCAACATCTCGTCGATTGTGGGTTATCAAGCGGCGGCAGGCGTTGGCGTGTACAGCTCGACGAAGTTCGCCGTCGAAGGCATCACGGAAGCACTGCACGCTGAGTTGAAGCCGCTTGGCATTCACGCGACGCTCATCGAGCCCGGCTTCTTCCGCACGGACTTCCTGGATACATCGTCGTTGCTCGTCGGCAAGGACATCATCGACGACTACGAAGAGACGTCGGGCACGCTGCGCCGCCTCGCCGTCGACATCAATCACAACCAGCCTGGCGATCCGCAGAAGCTGGCAACAGCGGTCGTCACGCTGGTCGATGCGCAAACGCCTCCGTTGCGTCTGCCACTCGGGACCGACACGCTAAAGGCGATCGCAGAAAAGAATGCCTATGTGACGGCGGAAACACAGACGTGGGAGGCGTTGTCGCAATCCACAGATTTTCCGGTTTGA
- a CDS encoding SDR family oxidoreductase, whose amino-acid sequence MSSKVVVITGASSGIGEATAKRLASNGATVALAARRFDNLNRIAAEIEAKGGKASVHQVDVTDQAQVDRLISDVVSQHGRLDVMVNNAGLMAIAPLSLRKTDEWDRMIDINIKGLLYGVAAALPVFERQQSGHFVNIASVVGLKVFSPGGTVYSGTKFAVRAISEGLRHEVGGNIRTTVISPGAIDTELKFGSGHDDSRDFVVDFYKMAIPADAIAQAIAYAIEQPRSVDVNEIVIRPTVQDF is encoded by the coding sequence ATGTCTAGCAAAGTCGTCGTCATTACCGGTGCTTCCAGCGGCATCGGAGAAGCCACTGCAAAGCGCCTTGCCTCGAACGGCGCCACCGTCGCGCTGGCCGCTCGCCGGTTCGACAACCTAAACCGCATTGCCGCTGAAATCGAGGCGAAGGGCGGCAAGGCATCAGTTCACCAGGTCGACGTCACGGATCAGGCACAGGTCGATCGCCTGATCAGCGACGTCGTCTCGCAACACGGCCGCCTCGATGTGATGGTCAACAACGCCGGCCTGATGGCCATCGCGCCCCTGTCGCTGCGCAAGACCGACGAATGGGACCGCATGATCGACATCAATATCAAAGGCCTTCTTTACGGCGTCGCAGCGGCGTTGCCGGTCTTTGAAAGGCAGCAGTCCGGTCACTTCGTCAACATCGCGTCGGTCGTGGGTCTGAAAGTCTTCAGCCCGGGCGGCACGGTGTATTCGGGTACGAAGTTCGCGGTTCGGGCCATTTCTGAAGGTCTGCGTCACGAGGTTGGAGGCAACATCCGCACCACGGTGATCTCGCCGGGTGCGATCGACACCGAACTCAAGTTCGGTTCGGGCCATGACGACAGCCGCGACTTCGTCGTCGATTTCTACAAGATGGCCATTCCCGCCGATGCCATCGCGCAGGCCATTGCTTATGCGATCGAGCAACCCCGTTCGGTCGACGTCAACGAGATCGTGATCCGTCCCACCGTGCAGGATTTTTAA